The following proteins come from a genomic window of Arcobacter sp. F2176:
- a CDS encoding CoA pyrophosphatase, with protein MNKNGFKKLITNLPKNPGVMGRDRFFNSAVLIPFVKIKGQYFILFQKRAMGIKQGGDICFPGGGYEEGIDKNFKQTALRETEEELGISRKDIKIIGQLDTMVASFGTIIEPFIGIIKKKAIKNMNIDKNEVENTYLIPLDYFKQNEPEIYNLRTEVKPYHIDENGNKEVYFPVDELGLPEAYQKPWGNKKHKVYVYKYKKKVIWGLTAVILNDLLRRY; from the coding sequence ATGAATAAAAATGGATTTAAAAAACTTATAACAAATTTGCCAAAAAATCCTGGTGTAATGGGTAGAGATAGATTTTTTAATAGTGCCGTTTTAATACCTTTTGTAAAAATAAAAGGTCAGTATTTTATACTTTTTCAAAAAAGAGCTATGGGAATAAAACAAGGTGGAGATATTTGTTTTCCTGGTGGAGGATATGAAGAAGGTATAGATAAAAATTTTAAACAAACAGCACTTAGAGAAACAGAAGAAGAATTAGGTATTTCTAGAAAAGATATAAAAATAATTGGTCAACTTGATACTATGGTAGCTTCTTTTGGAACTATAATTGAGCCTTTTATTGGAATTATAAAGAAAAAAGCTATAAAAAATATGAATATAGATAAAAATGAAGTTGAAAATACTTATTTAATTCCATTGGATTATTTTAAACAAAATGAACCAGAAATTTATAATCTAAGAACAGAAGTAAAACCTTATCACATAGATGAAAATGGAAATAAAGAGGTTTATTTCCCCGTTGATGAATTAGGACTTCCTGAAGCCTATCAAAAACCTTGGGGAAATAAAAAACACAAAGTTTATGTTTATAAATATAAGAAAAAAGTTATTTGGGGTTTAACAGCTGTTATTTTAAATGACCTATTAAGAAGATATTAA
- a CDS encoding MFS transporter: MQATKSVFIAISSLFFSIGFLAIGYGMIMTFIGLFLKEHGSSDMVIGLINAAFFLGAMASSIFSQKIITNIGHIRSFVTFASIMVITFLLHSMFLNEFFWAILRLICGFAYYGLLIILESWLNEKSSNEQRGQILAIYTTVFYLSNAIGQLLLNIDEDLDHIIFSIGAVLVLFSVVFIAMTKIKEPILKPFERYSFPKLYNVVPLALTGSFISGFLVGGFFTMIPLYIIKIYDSKEVLSFFMAFTILGGLISQWPIGKLSDIYGRRKLISVTGFFTTVVSLLFIFLPSNDLLIYALGILLGASIFCIYPLSLSRANDVIDENKDIVEISRALLFAYGTGSFIAPIIIGLGFNYFGYQTLFIIFAILGVYLALYSLSKKRVADDDMSVFVNVPVTSSSVMPEIDPRQDQDWVDEQQKIV; the protein is encoded by the coding sequence ATGCAAGCAACAAAATCAGTTTTTATAGCTATATCTTCGTTATTCTTTTCAATTGGTTTTTTAGCCATTGGATATGGGATGATTATGACTTTTATAGGTCTGTTTCTTAAAGAACATGGATCTTCTGATATGGTTATTGGTTTAATTAATGCTGCATTTTTCTTAGGTGCTATGGCATCTTCTATTTTTAGTCAAAAAATTATTACAAATATTGGGCATATAAGAAGTTTTGTTACTTTTGCATCTATTATGGTTATTACATTTTTACTACATTCTATGTTTTTAAATGAATTTTTTTGGGCTATTCTTCGGCTTATTTGTGGATTTGCATATTATGGATTATTGATTATATTAGAGAGTTGGTTAAATGAAAAGAGTTCAAATGAACAAAGAGGACAAATATTAGCCATATATACAACTGTTTTTTATCTTTCAAATGCTATTGGTCAGTTATTATTAAATATTGATGAAGATTTAGATCATATTATTTTTTCTATAGGTGCAGTTTTAGTACTTTTTTCTGTTGTTTTTATAGCAATGACAAAAATTAAAGAGCCTATTCTTAAACCATTTGAAAGATATAGTTTCCCAAAACTTTATAATGTGGTTCCTTTAGCTTTAACAGGAAGTTTTATAAGTGGGTTTTTAGTTGGTGGATTTTTTACAATGATTCCTTTATATATTATCAAAATTTATGATTCTAAAGAAGTATTATCTTTTTTTATGGCATTTACTATTTTAGGCGGATTAATTTCCCAATGGCCAATAGGAAAACTTTCAGATATTTATGGTAGACGAAAACTTATTTCAGTAACTGGTTTTTTTACAACTGTTGTTTCATTATTATTTATTTTTTTACCTTCCAATGATTTATTGATATATGCTTTGGGGATTTTATTAGGGGCTAGTATTTTTTGTATTTATCCTTTAAGTTTATCTCGTGCTAATGATGTTATTGATGAAAATAAAGATATAGTAGAGATTTCTAGAGCTTTACTTTTTGCATATGGAACAGGCTCTTTTATTGCACCAATTATTATAGGGCTTGGCTTTAATTATTTTGGATACCAAACATTATTTATTATTTTTGCAATTTTAGGGGTTTATTTAGCCCTTTATTCATTATCTAAAAAAAGAGTAGCGGATGATGATATGAGTGTTTTTGTGAATGTACCAGTTACTTCTAGTTCTGTTATGCCAGAAATCGATCCAAGACAAGATCAAGATTGGGTTGATGAACAACAAAAAATAGTTTAG
- the bioA gene encoding adenosylmethionine--8-amino-7-oxononanoate transaminase has protein sequence MNWLEIDKKHVWHPYNSLPSKTKLLPVKKTDKTFIFLSDDTKLIDGMSSWWSAIHGYNHPKLNDALKKQVDIMPHVMFGGLAHENAAILSKLLVDLTGLNSVFLCDSGSVSVEVALKTALLYQKAKGKEKFKFLALNNAYHGDTLGAMSVCDQKNSMHTVYGSYLPQHIFTQEPELGFDSDCTASLKQLEEKFEKHHNELAGFILEPIVQGAGGMRIYNPTYLQKARELCTKYDILLIADEIATGFGHTGKMFACEHANIKPDIMTLGKGLTGGYMTMASMLTTKEVSDTISNSEIGVLMHGPTFMANPLACSVAIASIELLLETPWEKRVSNIEEIFSEELKELKDLSIVKDVRNIGVIGIIELHDDSCAQEIQDYCVKNGVWIRPFGKLIYSIVAYTIEDDDLRKVAKTMVESIKSIKR, from the coding sequence TTGAATTGGTTAGAAATAGATAAAAAGCATGTTTGGCACCCTTATAATTCTCTTCCATCTAAAACAAAACTTTTACCTGTAAAAAAAACTGATAAAACTTTTATATTTTTAAGTGATGATACAAAATTAATAGATGGAATGAGTTCTTGGTGGAGTGCTATTCACGGATACAATCACCCAAAATTAAATGATGCATTAAAAAAACAAGTTGATATTATGCCTCATGTTATGTTTGGAGGTCTTGCCCATGAAAATGCAGCGATTCTGTCAAAATTATTAGTTGATTTAACAGGTCTAAATTCTGTTTTTTTATGTGACAGTGGTTCTGTTTCAGTTGAAGTTGCACTAAAAACTGCATTACTTTATCAAAAAGCAAAGGGGAAAGAAAAATTTAAATTTTTGGCTTTAAATAATGCTTATCATGGTGATACTTTAGGTGCAATGAGTGTATGTGATCAAAAGAACTCTATGCATACTGTTTATGGTTCATATTTGCCCCAACATATTTTTACACAAGAGCCTGAGTTAGGTTTTGATAGTGATTGTACAGCTTCTTTAAAACAATTAGAAGAAAAATTTGAAAAACATCATAATGAACTTGCTGGATTTATACTTGAGCCAATCGTTCAAGGGGCAGGTGGTATGAGAATATATAATCCAACTTATTTACAAAAAGCAAGAGAATTATGCACAAAATATGATATTTTACTTATAGCTGATGAGATTGCTACAGGTTTTGGACATACTGGAAAAATGTTTGCTTGTGAACATGCAAATATAAAACCAGACATTATGACTTTAGGAAAAGGTTTGACTGGTGGTTATATGACAATGGCATCAATGCTTACAACAAAAGAAGTAAGTGATACTATATCAAATAGTGAAATAGGTGTACTTATGCATGGACCAACTTTTATGGCTAATCCATTAGCTTGTAGTGTTGCTATTGCATCTATTGAATTACTTTTAGAAACTCCTTGGGAAAAAAGAGTTTCTAATATTGAAGAGATATTTTCAGAAGAATTAAAAGAGTTAAAAGATTTATCTATAGTAAAAGATGTGAGAAATATAGGAGTAATTGGAATAATTGAACTACATGATGATAGTTGTGCTCAAGAGATACAAGATTATTGTGTGAAAAATGGAGTTTGGATAAGACCTTTTGGTAAACTTATTTATTCTATAGTTGCTTATACAATAGAAGATGATGATTTAAGAAAAGTTGCTAAAACTATGGTTGAATCAATAAAAAGTATAAAGAGATAA
- the poxB gene encoding ubiquinone-dependent pyruvate dehydrogenase — translation MNDSIAMYFAKLLAKVGIKRIWGITGDSLNGLSDSLEKLAQIEWIGTRHEETAAFAAGADAKVSGKIAVCAGSSGPGNLHLINGLFDCQRKGVPILAIASHIPSTEIGSGYFQETHPENLFKECSVFCELVSNPEQMPHILETAIRQAILKNGVSVIVIPGDIMLKPMPQSSKLLWNEPNLPKVLADEGDIIELAKILNENKKITFMCGAGCKDAHDEVVKLAQLLNAPVVHALGGKEYIEGNNPNSVGMTGLIGYESGYYAMENSDVLLILGSAFPYKSFYPQNAKIVQIDIKPEAIGRHTQVDLGLVGDIKSSLEMLIPRIHRKEDNTFLKSALKHYKGTVENFDKLASGNSKFGLIHPQYLTKLIDKHASDDAIFTCDVGTPTVWAARYLTMNGKRKLIGSFNHGSMASALPQAIGAKVSCPNKEVIALCGDGGFAMLMGDFLTLLQHKIKAKIVIYNNSSLGFVAIEMKAGGYLYDNTELENPDFSAIAKAVGVKGFRVEEPEELESTIKEFLQYDGAALLDVTTAKQELTMPPKISFESAKGFGIYMLRAIINGKGDELIEVAKDNILR, via the coding sequence ATGAATGATAGTATAGCAATGTATTTCGCAAAACTTTTAGCAAAAGTTGGTATTAAAAGAATATGGGGAATCACAGGTGATTCTTTAAATGGACTAAGTGATAGTTTGGAAAAATTAGCACAGATTGAGTGGATAGGTACAAGACATGAAGAAACAGCTGCTTTTGCAGCTGGTGCTGATGCAAAAGTTAGTGGCAAGATAGCAGTTTGTGCTGGTTCCTCTGGACCTGGGAATTTACACCTTATAAATGGCCTTTTTGATTGTCAAAGAAAAGGAGTTCCTATTTTAGCAATTGCTTCTCACATCCCATCAACTGAAATAGGTAGTGGTTATTTTCAAGAAACACATCCAGAAAATTTATTCAAAGAGTGTAGTGTTTTTTGTGAGTTAGTTTCAAACCCTGAACAAATGCCCCATATCTTAGAAACTGCAATTAGACAAGCTATTTTGAAAAATGGTGTTAGTGTAATTGTCATTCCCGGTGATATTATGTTAAAACCAATGCCTCAGAGTTCAAAGTTGTTATGGAATGAACCAAATTTGCCAAAAGTACTAGCAGATGAGGGAGATATAATTGAATTAGCAAAAATTTTAAATGAAAATAAAAAAATTACTTTTATGTGTGGAGCAGGGTGTAAGGATGCACATGATGAGGTAGTTAAGTTAGCCCAACTTTTAAATGCACCAGTTGTTCATGCTCTTGGTGGGAAAGAGTATATAGAAGGCAATAACCCAAATAGCGTTGGAATGACAGGACTTATAGGATATGAATCAGGCTATTATGCTATGGAAAACTCTGATGTATTACTTATTTTGGGTTCAGCTTTCCCTTATAAATCTTTTTATCCACAAAATGCAAAAATAGTTCAAATTGATATAAAACCTGAAGCAATTGGACGACATACACAAGTTGACTTAGGTCTAGTAGGTGACATAAAATCGAGCTTGGAAATGTTAATACCAAGAATTCATAGAAAAGAAGATAACACTTTTTTAAAAAGTGCACTAAAACATTATAAAGGTACAGTTGAAAATTTTGATAAATTAGCAAGTGGAAATAGTAAGTTTGGATTAATACATCCCCAATATTTAACGAAACTTATTGATAAACATGCAAGTGATGATGCAATATTTACTTGTGATGTGGGAACACCTACTGTTTGGGCAGCAAGATATTTAACTATGAATGGAAAAAGAAAGCTTATAGGATCTTTTAATCATGGTTCAATGGCTAGTGCTCTTCCTCAAGCAATTGGAGCAAAAGTAAGTTGTCCCAATAAAGAAGTCATTGCTTTATGTGGTGATGGAGGTTTTGCTATGCTTATGGGAGATTTTTTAACTCTTCTTCAACATAAAATAAAAGCAAAAATAGTTATTTATAATAATAGTTCATTGGGCTTTGTAGCCATTGAAATGAAAGCTGGTGGATATTTGTATGATAATACAGAATTAGAAAATCCTGATTTTTCTGCAATTGCAAAAGCAGTTGGAGTGAAAGGTTTTAGAGTTGAAGAACCAGAAGAATTAGAAAGTACAATAAAAGAGTTTTTACAATATGACGGAGCAGCACTTTTGGATGTTACAACAGCAAAACAAGAGTTAACAATGCCTCCTAAAATCAGTTTTGAAAGTGCAAAAGGATTTGGAATATATATGTTACGGGCAATAATTAATGGAAAAGGTGATGAATTAATTGAAGTTGCAAAAGATAATATATTAAGATAA
- a CDS encoding NAD(P)/FAD-dependent oxidoreductase, whose product MKKILILGGGFAGIDAASHLKKMNYDVTLVSDRDYFFIYPTSIWIPTHEIAFKETCIDLNELQKAHGFKLIIDGVYKISKQNNSVTLKSGKVLDDYDYLIIAIGASKMKPKGVEHTLSICGKPTQALDIRDALDSLIEKESGKIAMGFGGNPKDSSAVRGGPAFELLFNVHNLLKKKGIRDRFELTFFAPMEEPGKRMGKNALKMMSTMFDKLKIKQHFGKKITHFEKDGVVFEDESKLDADLIMFIPAGDGHEIIKESDLPTNDTGFIKTDDYSCVLNEDRSLSNIYAIGDVASLEGYDWRAKQGHVAEVMAKNAAHNIHQREQNKTNFKGYHEHLNILCVMDTGNGAAFVYRDEKKAFMLPMPIFGHWLKKGWGVYCRNTKLGKIPRIPGM is encoded by the coding sequence ATGAAAAAAATACTTATACTAGGAGGTGGTTTTGCTGGGATTGATGCAGCATCTCACCTTAAAAAAATGAATTATGATGTTACATTAGTAAGTGATAGAGACTATTTCTTTATATACCCAACTTCTATTTGGATTCCAACCCATGAAATTGCATTTAAAGAAACTTGCATTGATTTAAATGAACTTCAAAAGGCACATGGTTTTAAACTTATAATTGATGGAGTTTATAAAATATCAAAACAGAATAATAGTGTCACTTTAAAAAGTGGTAAAGTTCTTGATGATTACGATTATCTTATTATTGCAATAGGAGCATCAAAAATGAAACCAAAAGGTGTAGAGCATACTCTTTCTATTTGTGGAAAACCAACCCAAGCACTTGATATAAGAGATGCATTAGACTCACTTATAGAAAAAGAAAGTGGAAAAATAGCAATGGGTTTTGGAGGTAATCCAAAAGATAGTTCTGCTGTTAGAGGAGGTCCTGCCTTTGAGTTACTTTTTAATGTTCACAATTTGCTTAAGAAAAAAGGAATAAGAGATAGATTTGAATTAACATTTTTTGCACCTATGGAAGAACCTGGAAAACGCATGGGAAAAAATGCACTTAAGATGATGTCTACTATGTTTGACAAACTAAAAATCAAACAACACTTTGGGAAAAAAATTACCCATTTTGAAAAAGATGGTGTAGTATTTGAAGATGAAAGTAAACTTGATGCCGATTTAATAATGTTTATACCAGCAGGTGATGGACATGAGATTATTAAAGAATCTGACCTTCCTACAAATGATACTGGCTTTATTAAAACAGATGATTACTCTTGTGTTTTAAATGAGGATAGAAGTCTAAGTAATATTTATGCTATTGGTGATGTAGCTTCGCTAGAAGGTTATGATTGGAGAGCAAAACAAGGTCATGTAGCAGAAGTTATGGCAAAAAATGCTGCACATAATATACACCAAAGAGAACAAAATAAAACTAACTTCAAAGGATACCATGAACACTTAAATATACTTTGTGTAATGGATACAGGAAATGGAGCGGCTTTTGTTTATAGGGACGAAAAAAAAGCATTTATGCTTCCAATGCCTATATTTGGTCACTGGCTTAAAAAAGGTTGGGGAGTATATTGTCGTAATACAAAACTTGGGAAAATACCTAGAATACCTGGGATGTAA
- a CDS encoding ABC transporter substrate-binding protein has protein sequence MRLIFISILIIISFETLSAKALKKVSLQLSWFDQFQFAGYYIAKEKGYYENLGLDVEIKPFNFGIHAPKEVDEGKADFGIGRETLILDRAKGKKIVALYSLFQSTPLILITTNKNINKVEDFVNKKIMTTDDDSSEVSIKAMISSKKVKFEQLHFIKHTHNINDLINKKTDIISAYISKSPFDLVERGIQYKIFDPKDYGFDMYSDFLFTSEDMINNHFATVAAFKKASLKGWEYAYSHIEETANLISKKYNSQHITKKALIFEGEELKKLSYQDTKILGEIKEDKVQRIYDLYNVMGLIPKKTDAKKFIYYTNDNKKIFLSKEEISYLNKNNKFKMCIIPNIKPYSYFEKNEFKGFIADYFKIIKEKTGMEFEVIKDDKFKNYVDLFKNKKCDIFASLEKTKEREKYANFTKPYVNIPFVLITKQNFPFVDSLSTLKNKKIGINASYNISKRVKEKYPDIQFIGVESLDEGIKKVLNNKIDGHVDLLYTTLYRLYDDNSNLKISNKLDIDSNLRVAVRKENKILFEIISRAVNDIDDAKIEALIKSWVTIEYKKSTDFTYLWITLFIAGVIFLAFMYRHKVLSGMNKSLNDKVKQKTEELLKINSELEKRINEEVEKNLKKDHLLQRQSKLASMGEMLENIAHQWRQPLSVITMGASGIKLKKELELLDDAFLTDTLESILKSSSYLSQTIDDFKYFFKPSKDKDKFSLESCFEKSLNVLSLKLNNEKITIIKNIEKVEIVGYESELVHVFINILNNAKDAFCEAKVNKRIIFLDILKEKSKIVIKIKDNAGGINSSIIDKIFDPYFTTKHKSQGTGIGLYMSHQIITKHMDGQIEVLNSKYEYENEKYKGALFTITFYGE, from the coding sequence TTGAGATTAATATTTATATCTATATTGATAATTATTTCTTTTGAAACTTTAAGTGCTAAAGCATTAAAAAAAGTTAGCTTACAGTTATCTTGGTTTGATCAATTTCAGTTTGCAGGATATTATATTGCAAAAGAAAAAGGTTACTATGAAAATCTAGGTTTGGATGTGGAAATAAAACCATTCAATTTTGGAATTCATGCGCCTAAAGAAGTAGATGAGGGCAAAGCTGATTTTGGAATTGGAAGAGAAACTTTAATACTAGATAGAGCAAAAGGCAAAAAAATAGTTGCTCTTTATTCTTTATTTCAATCAACACCTCTAATTTTAATAACTACAAATAAAAACATAAATAAAGTAGAAGATTTTGTAAATAAGAAAATTATGACCACAGATGATGATTCTAGTGAAGTTTCTATCAAAGCTATGATTAGTTCAAAAAAAGTAAAATTCGAACAATTGCATTTTATAAAACATACACATAATATAAATGACTTAATCAATAAAAAAACAGATATTATCTCAGCATATATTTCAAAATCACCATTTGATCTTGTTGAAAGAGGAATTCAATACAAAATATTTGATCCAAAAGATTATGGATTTGATATGTATAGTGATTTCTTGTTTACTAGTGAAGATATGATAAATAACCATTTTGCTACAGTAGCAGCTTTTAAAAAAGCATCTTTAAAAGGTTGGGAATATGCTTATTCCCATATAGAAGAGACAGCTAATTTAATATCAAAAAAATATAATTCTCAACATATTACAAAAAAAGCCCTAATCTTCGAAGGTGAAGAACTAAAAAAATTATCTTACCAAGATACAAAGATTTTAGGCGAAATAAAAGAAGATAAAGTACAAAGAATTTATGATTTGTATAATGTAATGGGTTTAATACCTAAAAAAACTGATGCCAAAAAATTTATTTATTATACAAATGATAATAAAAAGATATTTTTATCTAAAGAAGAGATTTCTTATTTAAATAAAAATAATAAATTTAAAATGTGCATTATTCCTAATATTAAACCTTATAGTTATTTTGAAAAGAATGAATTTAAGGGTTTTATAGCAGATTATTTTAAGATAATTAAAGAAAAAACTGGTATGGAATTTGAAGTAATAAAAGATGATAAATTTAAAAATTATGTTGATTTGTTCAAAAATAAAAAGTGTGATATTTTTGCTTCTTTAGAAAAAACAAAAGAGAGAGAAAAATATGCTAATTTTACAAAGCCATATGTCAATATTCCTTTTGTTCTAATTACAAAACAAAACTTTCCTTTTGTAGATAGTTTAAGTACATTAAAAAATAAAAAAATAGGAATAAATGCTAGTTATAATATAAGTAAACGAGTTAAAGAAAAATATCCTGATATACAGTTTATAGGTGTAGAAAGTTTGGATGAAGGTATTAAAAAAGTTTTAAATAATAAAATTGATGGTCATGTTGATTTATTATATACAACTTTATATAGACTGTATGATGATAATTCAAATCTAAAGATTTCTAATAAACTTGATATTGATTCAAATTTAAGAGTTGCTGTTAGAAAAGAAAATAAAATTCTATTTGAGATTATAAGTAGAGCAGTTAATGATATTGATGATGCAAAAATTGAAGCACTTATTAAGTCATGGGTGACAATAGAATATAAAAAAAGTACTGATTTTACTTACCTTTGGATAACTTTATTTATTGCAGGAGTAATATTTTTAGCTTTTATGTATAGACATAAAGTTTTAAGTGGAATGAATAAATCACTAAATGACAAAGTAAAACAAAAAACAGAAGAATTATTGAAAATAAATAGTGAACTTGAAAAAAGAATAAATGAAGAAGTAGAAAAAAATCTAAAAAAAGACCATCTTTTACAAAGACAATCAAAATTGGCTTCTATGGGAGAGATGTTAGAAAATATTGCACATCAATGGAGACAACCCCTTTCTGTGATAACTATGGGAGCTAGTGGAATAAAATTAAAAAAAGAATTAGAACTTTTAGATGATGCATTTTTAACAGATACTTTAGAATCAATTTTAAAGTCATCTTCTTATTTATCACAAACAATTGATGACTTTAAATATTTCTTTAAACCTAGTAAAGATAAAGATAAATTTTCATTGGAATCATGTTTTGAAAAAAGCTTAAATGTCTTAAGTTTAAAGTTAAATAATGAAAAGATAACAATAATTAAAAATATTGAAAAAGTAGAAATAGTAGGATATGAATCAGAATTGGTTCATGTATTTATTAATATATTAAATAATGCTAAAGATGCTTTTTGTGAAGCAAAAGTAAATAAAAGAATTATTTTTTTAGATATCTTAAAAGAAAAATCAAAAATTGTTATTAAAATAAAAGATAATGCAGGTGGAATTAACTCTTCAATTATTGATAAAATATTTGATCCATATTTTACAACAAAACATAAAAGTCAAGGTACTGGTATTGGATTATACATGAGCCATCAAATAATAACAAAGCATATGGATGGACAAATTGAAGTGTTAAATAGCAAATATGAATATGAAAATGAAAAATATAAAGGTGCTTTATTTACAATTACTTTTTATGGTGAATAA